The Arthrobacter burdickii genomic interval GGACCGCTGCACCACCGGCCCGGTGCCGGAGTGACGGGGATCTTCTCCCTCGAGGTGCGCAGGTCGTCCGACAGGGACGGCCGGAAGGAACCGGTGCCGGTGCCGGTGCCGACGCACGCCTGCATCACGTCCTGCTCCATCGCTCATCCCGCCACCCGCGTCGAGGTGTTCCACCGCCGGGGTGCGGACCCCCTCTCGGTCTGGGTGCATCCCGCCGATCCGCTGTTGCCGGGCCTCCCGCTGGCACTCGACCCCCTGCGCGTCACCCCCTTCGCGTTCGGCTCGGAGCACGACCCCTCCGAAACCATGATCGAGACCAGGAGCTACCGGCCGCTGCGGCGCGCTGTGGTCCTGGTCCGGAACGGGGACGACCGCCGCTACCTGAAGGTGCTCCGCCGCCACGAGTCGGGGCCGCTCGCGGAACGGCACCGCATGCTGCGCGCTGCAGGTGTTCCTGCGCCCGCGCTGACCCGTGAGCCCGTGCAGGACGTCGTCGCCATGCATCCCGCCCCGGGGACACCGCTCGCCGAGCTCCTCATGCGCGACGGCGCGTCCGACGTCGATCCCTCCGCGTTGGTGCGGGTCCTCACCTCACTGCCTCCCGCCATCCTCGGACTGCCGGCGCGGCAGCCCTGGTCGGCCCGGGTTCGGGACTACGCCGAAGGCGCGGTTGCCGCCCTGCCGGCAGAGGCCCTTCGGATCAGGCGGCTGGCCGCAGCGATCGACGACCTCGTCCGTTCAAGCGATGCAGGCCCGCTTGTGCCGACCCACGGTGATTTCTACGAAGGAAACCTTCTCATCACGGACGGCGCGGTGTCCGGGCTCCTGGACGTCGATATGCTCGGCCCGGGACACCTCGTCGACGACCTGGCCTGCTTCCTCGGCCATATCGCCGTCCTGCCCGGATTGCATGCCGGCTACGCGTACGTACCCTCCGCGCTGCTGCAATTCCTGCGGGCTTTCGACCGTCATGTCGATCCCGTTGCCCTCCGGAGCCGCGCCGCGGCGGTGAGCCTGACCCTCATCGCGGGAGCACGGCGGGGGGCTGCCGACACGGACGGGGCCGGCGAGGCGCTGTCCCGGCTGGAGATCGCCGAGCAGTTCCTCGCCGAGGCCTGGACCCTGGGCTCCCAGCGGGAGCGCCGCAGCGGCTAGGAACAGGAGGGACGCGTGGCCTCCTCCCGTCCGTCCCGCACGGCGCCGGGACGAACCGTCCTCAGGCCGTTGCCGGCGGGCGGACCCGCGTGTCCATCCGCAGGACCGGCGTGCCGTCCGCGTCCGAGAGTTCGAGCTGCACCGCGACGTCGACCCCGGCGAGCGAGGTCAGGTGCGTACCGCCGCAGGGGATCTCCGCCCGTCCATCCGGGAGCCCGCAGATCCACCGGCGACGGTCGGTGAGGCCCGGTCCGTCCGCCTCGATGCCGATCGGTGCTCCAGTCGCCGTCCACGCGGCGAGCGTCGCGTTCACCGCCGCGGCGGTGGCATCCGTGTCCAGGTCCTCTCCGCTGAAGCCCTTCCTCCGCAGGGACTTGCCCAGGCGGTACCTGTCCGAGGAGCCGAGCTCCCCGATGACCGTCGTGTCGATCGCCAGTGCGTCGAAGTTCGGTGCGCCGAGCGCGTCCGGAGCCACGTCCTTCTTCCACCGGCCAACCAGGGCCCGGTTCAGGGCCAGCGAGGCGAGGTGGCATCCGGTGTGCCCGGCGGACACGGCCGCGCGATGCGCGCTGTCGACCCGCACGACGACGTCGTCGCCCTCGGCCGGTCCCTCACCGTAGATCAGGTGCACGACGACGAAGGCCCAGCCCTCCGCGCCCTTGCGCACCGGCGCCTCATTGCCCAGGTACAGGGTGGTCCCGTCGGTGGCTCCTACCACGCAGTCGGCCACGGGCCACGTGCGCGACCCGGCCTGGAGTTCGCCGCGATCCGGTCCCTGGTCCGGCCAGGCGGAGTCCACCGGATGGAAGGCCGTGGTGTCCAGCAGGACCGCGCACCGGCCGTCGTCGCGGGCCTCGACGTGGAGGACGCGGGAAGCCGATTCGACGGCCCCCTGGGGATAGGTGACGCGCGTGTCGGTCCTCGGCAGGGCCATGGTGCTCCTCGGGTGGTCGTTGCTGGCGGTGTTGCTGGTGGTCGATGCTGGTGCGGCAGGGTGTTGGCGGTTGGGCAGCGCGATTCAGGTGTCGTCGGGCAGGTGCGTCAACCGCTCGAGCAGGGGCTCGGTGCGGTAGGGGATGTGCTCGTGGAGGGCGAGGACGGTCTCGGTGCGGATCACGCCCTTGATCTTCAGGACCGACCGCAGTGCCGCCTGCAGATGGTGCGTGTCGGTTGCGGCGACGCGGCACCAGACATCACCCCGGCCGGAGATCTCGTGCACTTCCAGCACCTGGTTGAGGGTACGCAGCCCGGCGATGACGCCGTCGAGCTCGCGGTGTGAGACCTCGATGGTGACGAAAGCGACGACGTCGTAGCCGAGGGCCTCGAGGTCGAGCTCGCGGCCGCTGCGACGCAGCACCCCGGTGCGCAGGAGCCGGCGGATCCGGCTCTGCGCCGTGTTGCGGGCGACACCGAGGACCTCGCTCAACTCACTCACCTGGGCCCGGGGATCCCGCACCAGCTCGAGCAGCAGGCGCAGGTCGAGGTTGTCCAGCTTGCTCACAAAGCTCACTTCCCGTCAGTCGGCTCCGCCTGTGTTGCGCAGGACGCTCAAAAGGGCACCCCGGATCGTTGCAGGGCGGTCGATCCAGCTCATCCTATAGAGGTCCGCGGCGAATCGCGCCCCGGTGAGCGCCTACGTACGAGCAGGAAGAAGTGGGATGAGCGTTCTCAACGAACTCCGGATGAGGCCGGCAGCGACCGAGCGCCGCAGCTGGGATGCATCCCTGGCCGCCCGCCTCGCGCTCGCCGTGACGGTGATCTCCACCCTCCTGATCGGGGCCAACCTCGCCACGCCGATCTATCCGCTCATCCAGGCCGGCCTCGGACTGACACCCTTCGCCGTCACCGTCGCCTTCTCGTCCTACGTCGTGGCGCTGATCGGCGGGCTCGTCCTGGCAGGCCACTGGTCGGACCACATCGGACGGCGCGCGGCGCTGGTCCTCGCCATCGTCCTGGGGCTGCTCGGCGCCGCACTGTTCGCCGTCGCGACCTCGCTGCCGCTGCTGGCGGCGGGACGCGCGCTGCAGGGAGGCGCGGTCGCGCTGGCCACGGGTGCGAGCGCCGCTGCCCTCCGCGACCTCCTGCCGACGCGGCCGGACTGGGCCTCGAGATTCACGCTGATGGCCTCGGCCGGGGGCGTCGCGGCCGGTCCCGTGATCGGCGGTCTCCTCTCGCTCCTCCCGGCCCCGACCCGCACGCCGTTCGTCATCTACCTCGTGGTGCTTACCAGCCTCCTGGTACCGCTCCTGCTGCTCCGCGCCCGGCCCGCGATCCGGCCCGCGGCTGCCGACCGCCCGCTCGCAGCCCTGCGTCCCCGCAGACCGGCGGTGTCACGGGATGCGCGCCGGTCCTTCTGGACCGCCTCGGCCGTCGGTTTCCTCAGCTTCGCCGTCTTCGGCTTCACGTTGAGCCTGGCCCCCACCTGGTTCGCGGGGATCGCGGGCACCTCCTCCCGACCACTGATCGGCCTCCTCGCCGCGCTCGTCCTCGGATCGTCGGCCGTCAGCCAGGTGCTGTCCCCCCGGGGCCGGTTCGTGGTTCCGGTGGGCCTCGGCGGCATGGCGCTGGGAATAGGGCTCCTGCCGCTCGCCGAGGCCACGGGCAGCCTGCCGCTGCTGGTCGGAGCATGCCTCGTGGCGGGCTTCGGACAGGGCATGGCTTTCCGCGTCGTCTTCAACGAGGTGTCGTTGAAGGTCGATCCGGCCCTCCACGCCCAGACGGTGAGTGCCGTGTACGTCCTCACCTACCTCGGGAGCGCCGTACCCGTACTCGGACTCGGCGCGGCCGCCGGCATCTGGGGACTGAACGCCTCGGTCACGGTCTTCGCACTCGCCATCTGCGGAGTGTGCGCGCTGCTCGCTGCAGCATCACTGGTCTCCCGGACCCGCGCCTCGCGGTAGGCATCCGCCCGGTCGCCTGCGGTCCAGGGCGGACAGTCCTGTTTGTAGGCTGTAGGCATGTCGAACACCGCCGCGCCGCAGCCTCCGAGCCCATCCTCCGGTCCCCGTCCGGACAGCCCCGCTGATGGTGCCGCCGATGGTGCCGCGGGTAGCGCGCCCGGCGTCGTCGTCGGCCTCGATATCGGAGGTTCCAAGACCCATGGAGTGCTGTGGCGCAACGGAACGCTCGCCGCGGAGGCCAAGGCAGGAAGCGCGAACGTCCAGAACGTGACGCAGGATGAAGCAGCCCGAAGCCTCAGCCGGCTCTTCCGCGAGCTCGTGCCGGAGGGGCAGGCCGGCGGGATCGACCGCG includes:
- a CDS encoding aminoglycoside phosphotransferase family protein; amino-acid sequence: MRAREARVIREQETIVLLESDAPSELLRSALATAGWELVSWQPGPLHHRPGAGVTGIFSLEVRRSSDRDGRKEPVPVPVPTHACITSCSIAHPATRVEVFHRRGADPLSVWVHPADPLLPGLPLALDPLRVTPFAFGSEHDPSETMIETRSYRPLRRAVVLVRNGDDRRYLKVLRRHESGPLAERHRMLRAAGVPAPALTREPVQDVVAMHPAPGTPLAELLMRDGASDVDPSALVRVLTSLPPAILGLPARQPWSARVRDYAEGAVAALPAEALRIRRLAAAIDDLVRSSDAGPLVPTHGDFYEGNLLITDGAVSGLLDVDMLGPGHLVDDLACFLGHIAVLPGLHAGYAYVPSALLQFLRAFDRHVDPVALRSRAAAVSLTLIAGARRGAADTDGAGEALSRLEIAEQFLAEAWTLGSQRERRSG
- a CDS encoding metal-dependent hydrolase — its product is MALPRTDTRVTYPQGAVESASRVLHVEARDDGRCAVLLDTTAFHPVDSAWPDQGPDRGELQAGSRTWPVADCVVGATDGTTLYLGNEAPVRKGAEGWAFVVVHLIYGEGPAEGDDVVVRVDSAHRAAVSAGHTGCHLASLALNRALVGRWKKDVAPDALGAPNFDALAIDTTVIGELGSSDRYRLGKSLRRKGFSGEDLDTDATAAAVNATLAAWTATGAPIGIEADGPGLTDRRRWICGLPDGRAEIPCGGTHLTSLAGVDVAVQLELSDADGTPVLRMDTRVRPPATA
- a CDS encoding Lrp/AsnC family transcriptional regulator, producing MSKLDNLDLRLLLELVRDPRAQVSELSEVLGVARNTAQSRIRRLLRTGVLRRSGRELDLEALGYDVVAFVTIEVSHRELDGVIAGLRTLNQVLEVHEISGRGDVWCRVAATDTHHLQAALRSVLKIKGVIRTETVLALHEHIPYRTEPLLERLTHLPDDT
- a CDS encoding MFS transporter; protein product: MSVLNELRMRPAATERRSWDASLAARLALAVTVISTLLIGANLATPIYPLIQAGLGLTPFAVTVAFSSYVVALIGGLVLAGHWSDHIGRRAALVLAIVLGLLGAALFAVATSLPLLAAGRALQGGAVALATGASAAALRDLLPTRPDWASRFTLMASAGGVAAGPVIGGLLSLLPAPTRTPFVIYLVVLTSLLVPLLLLRARPAIRPAAADRPLAALRPRRPAVSRDARRSFWTASAVGFLSFAVFGFTLSLAPTWFAGIAGTSSRPLIGLLAALVLGSSAVSQVLSPRGRFVVPVGLGGMALGIGLLPLAEATGSLPLLVGACLVAGFGQGMAFRVVFNEVSLKVDPALHAQTVSAVYVLTYLGSAVPVLGLGAAAGIWGLNASVTVFALAICGVCALLAAASLVSRTRASR